GCGTGAAGCCCGCGCTGGTTCGAGATTACGACCTCGCGGCTGACGGCAGTCAAGCCGCTGCTTCCCCGAGGATCTCCGAAGCGACCGAGATATATTTGCGTCCGGCTTCGCGGGCGGCGGCGACCGCGGCATGAACCGGCATGACCTTCCGCGCACCCTCCAGGCGGATCAGCATCGGTAGGTTCACGCCCGCGATGACCTCGATGTTCTCACTTTTCATCAGGCTGATGGCGAGGTTCGACGGCGTGCCGCCGAAGAGATCGGTGAGGATGATGACGCCCTGGCCCTGTTCGACACGCCCGATGGCCTCCGCAATGTCCTTGCGCCGCGCTTCCATATTGTCGTCGGGGCCGATGCAGATCGCCTCGATCGCATCCTGCGGCCCGACCACATGTTCCATCGCAGTGACGAACTCGGCCGCAAGCCGGCCGTGGGTCACCAGCACCAATCCAATCATTGATTCACTTCGCTTTCGCTCTCCGCGGTGCGTCCCATGGGCCGCTCACCCAGTTTATGCTCGATAAGGTCATTGGGCGGCGAGCTCAGGTCCCGGTGACGGATGTTGGGAGCGAGCCCAGCCCTCCGTAACCGTTCCGCCATCTCGACGGCCGCAGCGACCGAGCGGTGGCGTCCTCCAGTGCATCCGAACGCAACGGTCACGTAACTTTTTCCGGCGGTCCAGTAGCGAGGAATCCAATCGTTGAGAAGGGATTCGATACGGTCGAGCGCGTCGGCCCATTCAGGTTGCTGAGAGAGATAGTCCCGCACCGGAACATCCTCGCCGGTCAAAGGGCGAAGTTCGTCCACCCAATGGGGATTGGGAACGAAGCGCA
This portion of the Sphingomonas limnosediminicola genome encodes:
- a CDS encoding PTS sugar transporter subunit IIA, whose protein sequence is MIGLVLVTHGRLAAEFVTAMEHVVGPQDAIEAICIGPDDNMEARRKDIAEAIGRVEQGQGVIILTDLFGGTPSNLAISLMKSENIEVIAGVNLPMLIRLEGARKVMPVHAAVAAAREAGRKYISVASEILGEAAA